The following coding sequences lie in one Cannabis sativa cultivar Pink pepper isolate KNU-18-1 chromosome 5, ASM2916894v1, whole genome shotgun sequence genomic window:
- the LOC133038415 gene encoding uncharacterized protein LOC133038415, which produces MHLMVIALVSLSTLSIPRTSTMLTLNGTNHKQWVQSLMLNLTLMRVDLALRMDTPPKPADDATEKDKKSYEDWEHSNRCSLMLARYHMDESIRDSIPQIENAKDFLAAIKEKYKKFSKNEKNECLTFFHRTNYADTGDIRAHIDKLMGCYQKLKGMGLDLGEDYMVWFMMETIPSQFDSIRLSYNSQKEQWIIEEMTAILAKEEEDMKKGRAKSISMVINPNNSHKRKFTPNNSGDLRFHKKKATNPKENRQASFSSTGHKNEFFKGKCDFCQCFGHKKVDCRKLKAHLEKKGSDMSKKVESGILTLYRDSMLVGNGTLCGNLYKIDLLDVVPITSPSCPSSSSLNIVVGSKRVRSDLKSSMFWHKRLGHISRDRMERLVKDGLLQDLDFSDLTAGVDCIKEKLTAKVRKSKSDRSVDVLELIHTDICGSFVPPAMGGYKYFITFIDDFSRYGHVELIREKSESLDAFKIFKTNVELQKGKKIKAVDSDRGGEYYGRYDET; this is translated from the exons ATGCATTTAATGGTTATTGCTCTTGTTTCTCTTTCAACTTTAAGCATTCCAAGAACCTCTACCATGTTGACATTGAATGGAACCAACCACAAACAGTGGGTACAATCTCTCATGTTGAATTTGACTCTAATGAGAGTGGATTTGGCCTTGAGAATGGATACACCGCCTAAACCTGCTGATGATGCCACTGAAAAGGATAAGAAATCCTATGAGGATTGGGAGCATTCCAATCGCTGTTCTTTGATGCTTGCGAGGTATCACATGGATGAGTCCATTCGTGATAGTATTCCTCAGATTGAAAATGCAAAGGATTTTCTTGCTGCCATTAAGGAAAAGTACAAAAAGTTCTCaaagaatgagaaaaatgaGTGCTTGACTTTTTTCCATCGCACTAATTATGCTGATACGGGTGATATTAGAGCCCACATTGACAAGCTCATGGGTTGTTACCAAAAGCTCAAGGGCATGGGATTGGATCTTGGTGAGGATTACATGGTGTGGTTTATGATGGAAACCATTCCTTCTCAATTTGATTCGATCAGATTAAGCTACAATTCTCAAAAGGAGCAATGGATCATTGAGGAGATGACTGCTATTCTTGCCAAAGAAGAAGAGGACATGAAAAAGGGGAGAGCAAAAAGTATTTCCATGGTGATCAATCCAAACAATTCTCACAAGAGAAAGTTCACTCCCAACAACTCTGGTGACCTAAGGTTTCATAAGAAGAAAGCCACCAATCCTAAGGAAAATAGACAAGCAAGCTTTTCTTCAACTGGTCACAAGAATGAGTTTTTCAAAGGGAAGTGCGACTTTTGTCAATGCTTCGGGCATAAGAAAGTTGATTGTCGAAAGCTCAAAGCTCACTTAGAGAAGAAAG GCAGTGACATGTCAAAGAAGGTCGA ATCTGGAATACTGACTTTGTATCGTGACTCTatgttggttggaaatggaaCTTTGTGTGGAAACTTATATAAGATTGATTTACTTGATGTTGTTCCTATTACTTCTCCCTcttgtccttcttcttcttctcttaatATTGTTGTTGGTTCTAAACGTGTAAGATCAGATTTGAAATCTTCCATGTTTTGGCACAAACGTTTAGGCCATATTTCTAGAGATAGAATGGAGAGATTGGTGAAAGATGGTCTACTTCAGGATCTCGATTTCTCCGATTTAACTGCCGGTGTTGATTGTATAAAAGAAAAGTTGACTGCCAAGGTTAGAAAGAGTAAGTCAGACAGATCCGTAGATGTGTTAGAGCTTATTCATACTGATATTTGTGGGTCTTTTGTTCCACCTGCTATGGGTGGTTATAAATACTTTATCACCTTCATTGATGATTTTTCCCGATATGGCCATGTTGAGCTCATTCGTGAAAAATCTGAATCTTTAGATGCCTTTAAGATTTTCAAGACAAATGTTGAGCTTCAAAAGGGAAAGAAGATTAAAGCTGTCGATTCCGATAGAGGTGGAGAATATTATGGGCGTTATGATGAAACTTGA